One genomic region from Bos indicus isolate NIAB-ARS_2022 breed Sahiwal x Tharparkar chromosome 17, NIAB-ARS_B.indTharparkar_mat_pri_1.0, whole genome shotgun sequence encodes:
- the ARVCF gene encoding splicing regulator ARVCF isoform X4, with amino-acid sequence MEDCSVRSAATILASVREQEARFELLTRALEQERRHVALQLERAQQPGAGGGQSLPMAWQQLVLQEQSPGSQASLATMPEAPEVLEETVTVEEDPGTPTSHVSIVTSEDGTTRRTETKVTKTVKTVTTRTLRQVPVGPDGLPLLDGGPPLGPFTDGPLDRHFLLRGGGPAATLSRTCLGGGGGFPDEPRDVPGYGSLSRGLGVRPPRGGPPGPGPGDGCFTLPSRREAFPVGPGPEPGPPASRSQPERFQAEPYGLEDDARSLAADEEGAPELEPDYCTAARRRPDCGRGLRSRAYEDVVDDGGELMEERPPFPATAAPLAQPERGSLGSLERVVRRSPSADSARKEPRWRDPELPEVLAMLRHPVDPVKANAAAYLQHLCFENEAVKRRVRQLRGLPLLVALLDHPRAEVRRRACGALRNLSYGRDADNKAAIRDCGGVPALVRLLRAARDSEVRELVTGTLWNLSSYEPLKMVIIDHGLQTLTHEVIVPNSGWEPEPNEDSKPRDAEWTTVFKNTSGCLRNVSSDGAEARRRLRECEGLVDALLHALQSAVGRKDTDNKSVENCVCIVRNLSYHVHKEVPGAERYQEAEPEPPGGSGSAQRRSREDAGCFGGKKAKGKRDGEMDQNSDTLDLPKRTEAAKGFELLYQPEVVRLYLSLLTESRNFNTLEAAAGALQNLSAGNWVWATYIRAAVRKERGLPVLVELLQSETDKVVRAVAIALRNLSLDRRNKDLIGSYAMAELVRNVRSAQAPARPGVRLEEDTVVAVLNTIHEIVSDSLDNARSLLQARGVPALVALGASSQSVREAKAASHVLQTVWSYKELRSALQKDGWSKARFQSAAANARGPRAAPSPGGLDDSTLPLVEKSLDGEKPGGRDMIPMEALGPDGYSTMDRRERRPRGSDPAGETSEKEPLKPDPSRKAPPPGPSRPAVRLVDAVGDARPQPVDSWV; translated from the exons ATGGAGGACTGCAGCGTGCGCTCGGCCGCCACCATCCTGGCCTCGGTGAGAGAGCAGGAGGCCCGCTTCGAGCTGCTGACGCGGGCGCTGGAGCAGGAGCGGCGCCATGTCGCCCTGCAGCTGGAGCGCGCCCAGCAGCCTGGCGCAGGCGGCGGGCAGTCCCTGCCCATGGCCTGGCAACAGCTGGTTCTGCAG GAGCAGAGCCCGGGCAGCCAGGCCTCACTGGCCACGATGCCGGAGGCGCCCGAGGTGCTGGAGGAGACCGTGACGGTGGAAGAGGACCCgggcacccccacctcccacgtGTCCATCGTCACGTCGGAAGACGGCACCACGCGCCGCACGGAGACCAAG GTCACCAAGACAGTCAAGACGGTGACCACGAGGACCCTGCGCCAGGTGCCCGTGGGCCCCGACGGCCTCCCCCTGCTGGACGGAGGGCCCCCCCTGGGCCCCTTCACCGACGGCCCCCTGGACCGGCACTTCCTGCTGCGTGGGGGCGGCCCAGCGGCCACGCTCTCCCGCACCTGCCTCGGCGGCGGGGGCGGCTTTCCCGACGAGCCCCGCGACGTCCCCGGCTACGGAAGCCTGTCTCGAGGGCTGGGCGTCCGGCCCCCACGCGGAGgccccccaggcccaggccccgGCGATGGCTGCTTCACCCTGCCCAGCCGCCGGGAGGCCTTTCCTGTGGGGCCAGGGCCGGAGCCGGGGCCGCCGGCCAGCCGCTCACAGCCCGAGCGGTTCCAGGCGGAGCCGTATGGCTTGGAGGACGACGCTCGCAGCCTGGCAGCCGACGAAGAAGGGGCCCCTGAGCTGGAGCCGGACTACTGCACCGCCGCGCGGAGGAGGCCGGACTGTGGGCGGGGCCTGCGCTCCAG GGCCTACGAGGACGTGGTGGACGACGGCGGCGAGCTGATGGAGGAGCGGCCGCCCTTCCCCGCCACCGCGGCGCCCCTGGCGCAGCCGGAACGCGGCAGCCTGGGCAGCCTGGAGCGGGTGGTGCGGCGCTCGCCCTCGGCAGACAGTGCCCGCAAGGAGCCACGCTGGCGGGACCCCGAGCTGCCCGAGGTGCTCGCCATGCTGCGGCACCCCGTGGACCCCGTGAAGGCCAACGCGGCCGCCTACCTGCAGCACCTGTGCTTCGAGAACGAGGCCGTCAAGAGGCGCGTGCGGCAGCTGCGGGGGCTGCCGCTGCTCGTGGCCCTGCTGGACCACCCGCGGGCGGAAGTGCGGCGCCGCGCCTGCGGGGCACTGCGGAACCTCTCCTACGGCCGGGACGCCGACAACAAGGCCGCCATCCGGGACTGTGGCGGAGTGCCCGCACTGGTGCGCCTGCTGCGGGCAGCGCGGGACAGCGAAGTCCGCGAGCTTGTCACAG GCACGCTCTGGAACCTGTCATCCTACGAGCCCCTGAAGATGGTCATCATCGACCATGGCCTGCAGACGCTGACCCACGAGGTCATCGTGCCGAACTCGGGCTGGGAGCCGGAGCCCAATGAGGACTCCAAGCCACGGGACGCCGAGTGGACAACCGTCTTCAAGAACACGTCAGGTTGCCTGAG GAATGTGAGCTCAGACGGCGCAGAGGCCCGGCGGCGGCTCCGCGAGTGTGAGGGGCTGGTGGACGCCCTGCTGCACGCTCTGCAGTCGGCCGTGGGCAGGAAGGACACTGACAACAAG TCGGTGGAGAACTGTGTGTGCATTGTCCGGAACCTCTCCTACCACGTGCATAAGGAGGTGCCGGGGGCCGAAAGGTACCAGGAGGCCGAGCCCGAGCCCCCGGGTGGTTCCGGGAGCGCCCAGCGCCGGAGCAGGGAGGACGCCGGCTGCTTCGGTGGCAAGAAGGCCAAAG GGAAGCGGGATGGAGAGATGGACCAGAACTCGGACACCCTGGACCTGCCCAAGCGCACTGAGGCTGCCAAGG GCTTCGAGCTGCTGTACCAGCCCGAGGTGGTGCGTCTCTACCTGTCCCTCCTGACGGAGAGCCGCAACTTCAACACCCTGGAGGCCGCGGCCGGCGCCCTGCAGAACCTCAGCGCCGGGAACTGGGTG TGGGCCACGTACATCCGCGCCGCGGTGCGCAAGGAGCGCGGGCTGCCGGTGCTGGTGGAGCTGCTGCAGTCGGAGACCGACAAGGTGGTGCGCGCCGTCGCCATCGCCCTGCGCAACCTCTCGCTCGACCGGCGCAACAAAGACCTTATCG GGAGCTACGCCATGGCCGAGCTTGTGAGAAACGTGCGCAGCGCGCAGGCGCCCGCCCGGCCCGGTGTccgcctggaggaggacacagtggTGGCCGTGCTCAACACGATCCACGAGATCGTGTCCGACAGTCTGGACAACGCGCGCTCGCTGCTGCAAGCTCGCGGCGTGCCCGCGCTGGTGGCACTGGGCGCCTCCAG CCAATCGGTGCGCGAGGCGAAGGCCGCGTCGCACGTGCTGCAGACCGTGTGGAGCTACAAGGAGCTGCGCAGCGCCCTCCAGAAGGACGGTTGGAGCAAGGCGCGCTTCCAG TCAGCCGCTGCTAATGCCAGGGGCCCCAGGGCAGCCCCGAGTCCGGGAGGCTTGGACGACAGCACGCTGCCGCTGGTGGAAAAGAGCCTGG ACGGTGAGAAGCCAGGTGGCCGGGACATGATCCCCATGGAGGCGCTTGGTCCAG ACGGCTACTCCACCATGGACAGGAGGGAGCGTAGGCCTCGAGGCAGTGACCCAGCGGGGGAGACCTCTGAGAAGGAGCCGTTGAAA CCCGACCCCAGCAGGAAGGCTCCTCCGCCCGGGCCCAGCAGGCCTGCGGTCAGGCTGGTGGACGCTGTGGGGGACGCCAGGCCTCAGCCTGTCGACTCTTGGGTCTAG
- the ARVCF gene encoding splicing regulator ARVCF isoform X5 — MEDCSVRSAATILASVREQEARFELLTRALEQERRHVALQLERAQQPGAGGGQSLPMAWQQLVLQEQSPGSQASLATMPEAPEVLEETVTVEEDPGTPTSHVSIVTSEDGTTRRTETKVTKTVKTVTTRTLRQVPVGPDGLPLLDGGPPLGPFTDGPLDRHFLLRGGGPAATLSRTCLGGGGGFPDEPRDVPGYGSLSRGLGVRPPRGGPPGPGPGDGCFTLPSRREAFPVGPGPEPGPPASRSQPERFQAEPYGLEDDARSLAADEEGAPELEPDYCTAARRRPDCGRGLRSRAYEDVVDDGGELMEERPPFPATAAPLAQPERGSLGSLERVVRRSPSADSARKEPRWRDPELPEVLAMLRHPVDPVKANAAAYLQHLCFENEAVKRRVRQLRGLPLLVALLDHPRAEVRRRACGALRNLSYGRDADNKAAIRDCGGVPALVRLLRAARDSEVRELVTGTLWNLSSYEPLKMVIIDHGLQTLTHEVIVPNSGWEPEPNEDSKPRDAEWTTVFKNTSGCLRNVSSDGAEARRRLRECEGLVDALLHALQSAVGRKDTDNKSVENCVCIVRNLSYHVHKEVPGAERYQEAEPEPPGGSGSAQRRSREDAGCFGGKKAKEEWFHQGKRDGEMDQNSDTLDLPKRTEAAKGFELLYQPEVVRLYLSLLTESRNFNTLEAAAGALQNLSAGNWVWATYIRAAVRKERGLPVLVELLQSETDKVVRAVAIALRNLSLDRRNKDLIGSYAMAELVRNVRSAQAPARPGVRLEEDTVVAVLNTIHEIVSDSLDNARSLLQARGVPALVALGASRPGLLWQRPDPRRLLCVPPPQSAAANARGPRAAPSPGGLDDSTLPLVEKSLDGEKPGGRDMIPMEALGPADGYSTMDRRERRPRGSDPAGETSEKEPLKPDPSRKAPPPGPSRPAVRLVDAVGDARPQPVDSWV, encoded by the exons ATGGAGGACTGCAGCGTGCGCTCGGCCGCCACCATCCTGGCCTCGGTGAGAGAGCAGGAGGCCCGCTTCGAGCTGCTGACGCGGGCGCTGGAGCAGGAGCGGCGCCATGTCGCCCTGCAGCTGGAGCGCGCCCAGCAGCCTGGCGCAGGCGGCGGGCAGTCCCTGCCCATGGCCTGGCAACAGCTGGTTCTGCAG GAGCAGAGCCCGGGCAGCCAGGCCTCACTGGCCACGATGCCGGAGGCGCCCGAGGTGCTGGAGGAGACCGTGACGGTGGAAGAGGACCCgggcacccccacctcccacgtGTCCATCGTCACGTCGGAAGACGGCACCACGCGCCGCACGGAGACCAAG GTCACCAAGACAGTCAAGACGGTGACCACGAGGACCCTGCGCCAGGTGCCCGTGGGCCCCGACGGCCTCCCCCTGCTGGACGGAGGGCCCCCCCTGGGCCCCTTCACCGACGGCCCCCTGGACCGGCACTTCCTGCTGCGTGGGGGCGGCCCAGCGGCCACGCTCTCCCGCACCTGCCTCGGCGGCGGGGGCGGCTTTCCCGACGAGCCCCGCGACGTCCCCGGCTACGGAAGCCTGTCTCGAGGGCTGGGCGTCCGGCCCCCACGCGGAGgccccccaggcccaggccccgGCGATGGCTGCTTCACCCTGCCCAGCCGCCGGGAGGCCTTTCCTGTGGGGCCAGGGCCGGAGCCGGGGCCGCCGGCCAGCCGCTCACAGCCCGAGCGGTTCCAGGCGGAGCCGTATGGCTTGGAGGACGACGCTCGCAGCCTGGCAGCCGACGAAGAAGGGGCCCCTGAGCTGGAGCCGGACTACTGCACCGCCGCGCGGAGGAGGCCGGACTGTGGGCGGGGCCTGCGCTCCAG GGCCTACGAGGACGTGGTGGACGACGGCGGCGAGCTGATGGAGGAGCGGCCGCCCTTCCCCGCCACCGCGGCGCCCCTGGCGCAGCCGGAACGCGGCAGCCTGGGCAGCCTGGAGCGGGTGGTGCGGCGCTCGCCCTCGGCAGACAGTGCCCGCAAGGAGCCACGCTGGCGGGACCCCGAGCTGCCCGAGGTGCTCGCCATGCTGCGGCACCCCGTGGACCCCGTGAAGGCCAACGCGGCCGCCTACCTGCAGCACCTGTGCTTCGAGAACGAGGCCGTCAAGAGGCGCGTGCGGCAGCTGCGGGGGCTGCCGCTGCTCGTGGCCCTGCTGGACCACCCGCGGGCGGAAGTGCGGCGCCGCGCCTGCGGGGCACTGCGGAACCTCTCCTACGGCCGGGACGCCGACAACAAGGCCGCCATCCGGGACTGTGGCGGAGTGCCCGCACTGGTGCGCCTGCTGCGGGCAGCGCGGGACAGCGAAGTCCGCGAGCTTGTCACAG GCACGCTCTGGAACCTGTCATCCTACGAGCCCCTGAAGATGGTCATCATCGACCATGGCCTGCAGACGCTGACCCACGAGGTCATCGTGCCGAACTCGGGCTGGGAGCCGGAGCCCAATGAGGACTCCAAGCCACGGGACGCCGAGTGGACAACCGTCTTCAAGAACACGTCAGGTTGCCTGAG GAATGTGAGCTCAGACGGCGCAGAGGCCCGGCGGCGGCTCCGCGAGTGTGAGGGGCTGGTGGACGCCCTGCTGCACGCTCTGCAGTCGGCCGTGGGCAGGAAGGACACTGACAACAAG TCGGTGGAGAACTGTGTGTGCATTGTCCGGAACCTCTCCTACCACGTGCATAAGGAGGTGCCGGGGGCCGAAAGGTACCAGGAGGCCGAGCCCGAGCCCCCGGGTGGTTCCGGGAGCGCCCAGCGCCGGAGCAGGGAGGACGCCGGCTGCTTCGGTGGCAAGAAGGCCAAAG AAGAGTGGTTCCATCAAG GGAAGCGGGATGGAGAGATGGACCAGAACTCGGACACCCTGGACCTGCCCAAGCGCACTGAGGCTGCCAAGG GCTTCGAGCTGCTGTACCAGCCCGAGGTGGTGCGTCTCTACCTGTCCCTCCTGACGGAGAGCCGCAACTTCAACACCCTGGAGGCCGCGGCCGGCGCCCTGCAGAACCTCAGCGCCGGGAACTGGGTG TGGGCCACGTACATCCGCGCCGCGGTGCGCAAGGAGCGCGGGCTGCCGGTGCTGGTGGAGCTGCTGCAGTCGGAGACCGACAAGGTGGTGCGCGCCGTCGCCATCGCCCTGCGCAACCTCTCGCTCGACCGGCGCAACAAAGACCTTATCG GGAGCTACGCCATGGCCGAGCTTGTGAGAAACGTGCGCAGCGCGCAGGCGCCCGCCCGGCCCGGTGTccgcctggaggaggacacagtggTGGCCGTGCTCAACACGATCCACGAGATCGTGTCCGACAGTCTGGACAACGCGCGCTCGCTGCTGCAAGCTCGCGGCGTGCCCGCGCTGGTGGCACTGGGCGCCTCCAG GCCTGGTCTCCTGTGGCAGCGCCCCGACCCACGCCGTCTGCTATGTGTTCCCCCGCCGCAGTCAGCCGCTGCTAATGCCAGGGGCCCCAGGGCAGCCCCGAGTCCGGGAGGCTTGGACGACAGCACGCTGCCGCTGGTGGAAAAGAGCCTGG ACGGTGAGAAGCCAGGTGGCCGGGACATGATCCCCATGGAGGCGCTTGGTCCAG CAGACGGCTACTCCACCATGGACAGGAGGGAGCGTAGGCCTCGAGGCAGTGACCCAGCGGGGGAGACCTCTGAGAAGGAGCCGTTGAAA CCCGACCCCAGCAGGAAGGCTCCTCCGCCCGGGCCCAGCAGGCCTGCGGTCAGGCTGGTGGACGCTGTGGGGGACGCCAGGCCTCAGCCTGTCGACTCTTGGGTCTAG